One genomic window of Ruminococcus gauvreauii includes the following:
- a CDS encoding type IV toxin-antitoxin system AbiEi family antitoxin domain-containing protein → MAENSNGFVKTSDIEAAGISRPMLKKYVDMGKLDPVRKGLYTLTDEFTDEFALLQAQSAKIIYSYGTALFFWGMSDRTPNILDITLPRGTNISRLRRDNPNLRCHYVQTEVYDLGITETKSPQGGMVKLYDRERCICDVIRDKDQIELQLFTQAIKDYFKTNPNNRKLLKYGKIFGIEDRIRTYMEVL, encoded by the coding sequence ATTGCCGAAAATAGCAATGGGTTTGTTAAGACTTCGGATATTGAAGCGGCTGGAATCAGCAGACCGATGCTGAAGAAGTATGTTGATATGGGAAAATTAGATCCAGTGCGGAAAGGGCTATATACTTTGACCGATGAATTTACTGACGAGTTTGCGCTTCTTCAGGCGCAAAGCGCAAAGATAATATATTCATATGGCACCGCACTGTTCTTTTGGGGGATGTCGGACAGGACGCCGAACATCTTGGATATAACACTGCCTCGCGGAACGAACATCAGTAGATTAAGGCGCGATAATCCGAATTTGCGTTGTCATTATGTGCAGACAGAAGTTTACGATCTTGGAATAACAGAAACAAAATCCCCTCAAGGCGGGATGGTAAAGCTTTATGACCGAGAGCGCTGTATTTGTGATGTGATTCGGGATAAGGATCAAATTGAGCTGCAGCTTTTTACGCAGGCAATTAAGGACTATTTCAAGACAAATCCGAATAACAGAAAACTGCTGAAATATGGCAAGATATTTGGAATTGAAGATAGGATTAGAACATATATGGAGGTTTTATAA
- a CDS encoding nucleotidyl transferase AbiEii/AbiGii toxin family protein produces MKTPEQLKGAIRSMAAKKNLRAQEVLQMFLFERIIERLAVSSFRNNFILKGGLLISSMIGIGERTTMDMDTTVRGIQMEEDEIVAAVKQIISTDVNDGISFEYEKIEPIREEDAYNNFRVHLRAKYGKIDSPMKIDVTTGDIITPAAIQYDFPLIFDEKTVSIMAYTLETVLAEKYETIIRRNIGTTRARDFYDLHTLFRSRKEEINVDILRMAVIHTAQKRGSVEDIRDWKAIIKDIREEPQMYLLWDKYIVENKYIGELEFHQVLDTVDEVANLLAF; encoded by the coding sequence ATGAAGACACCGGAGCAACTAAAAGGAGCCATTCGCAGCATGGCAGCGAAGAAAAATCTTCGTGCACAGGAGGTACTGCAGATGTTTTTATTTGAAAGAATCATCGAGCGTTTGGCAGTCTCATCCTTTCGGAACAATTTTATTTTGAAGGGCGGGCTTTTGATATCATCAATGATCGGTATTGGTGAACGCACTACAATGGATATGGACACAACGGTGCGTGGTATTCAGATGGAAGAAGATGAAATCGTTGCAGCTGTAAAGCAAATTATTTCAACGGATGTCAACGACGGCATTTCATTTGAATATGAAAAAATCGAACCGATTCGAGAGGAGGATGCCTATAATAATTTTCGTGTACATTTGCGGGCAAAATACGGAAAAATTGACAGTCCTATGAAAATTGATGTCACAACCGGAGACATTATAACACCGGCAGCGATACAATATGATTTCCCGTTGATTTTCGATGAAAAAACAGTTTCTATAATGGCATATACTTTGGAAACGGTTCTTGCTGAAAAATATGAAACGATTATCCGTAGAAATATCGGAACAACCCGGGCAAGAGACTTTTATGATTTACATACTCTTTTCCGGAGTCGAAAAGAAGAAATCAATGTGGACATTTTACGCATGGCAGTCATACATACTGCTCAAAAGAGAGGGTCCGTGGAGGATATCCGCGATTGGAAAGCGATTATCAAGGATATACGTGAAGAGCCGCAGATGTATCTTTTGTGGGATAAGTATATTGTCGAAAATAAGTATATTGGGGAGCTTGAATTTCATCAAGTCCTTGACACAGTGGATGAAGTAGCGAACTTGCTGGCATTCTGA